One window of the Piliocolobus tephrosceles isolate RC106 chromosome 17, ASM277652v3, whole genome shotgun sequence genome contains the following:
- the LOC111525660 gene encoding zinc finger protein 267 isoform X2 codes for MLENYRNLVSLGLLVSKPDLITFLEQRKEPWNVKREETVAIQPDVFSHYNKDLLTEQCTEASFQKVISRRHGNCDLENLHLRKRWKREECDGHNGCYDEKTFKYDQFDESSVESLFHQQILSPCAKSCNFDQYRKVFTHSSLFSQQEEIDIWGKHHIHDKTSELFRQVSTLSRYRDVFIGEKNYHCNNSEKPLNQSSSPKNHQENCFLEKQCKCKEFEKVFLQSMHGQEKQEQSYKCNKCVEVCTQSLKHIQHQTIHIRENSYRCNKYDKDLSQSSNLRKQIIHNEEKPYKCEKCGDSFNHSLHLTQHQIIPTEEKPYKWKECGKVFNCSLYLTKQQQIDTGENLYKCKACSKSFTRSSNLIVHQRIHTGEKPYKCKECGKAFRCSSYLTKHKRIHTGEKPYKCKECGKAFNRSSCLTQHQTTHTGEKLYKCKVCSKSYARSSNLIMHQRVHTGEKPYKCKECGKVFSRSSCLTQHRKIHTGENLYKCKVCAKPFTCFSNLIVHERIHTGEKPYKCKECGKAFPYSSHLIRHHRIHTGEKPYKCKACSKSFSDSSGLTVHRRTHTGEKPYTCKECGKAFSYSSDVIQHQRIHTGQRPYKCEECGKAFNYRSYLTTHQRSHTGERPYKCEECGKAFNSRSYLTTHRRSHTGERPYKCDECGKAFSYRSYLTTHRRSHSGERPYKCEECGKAFNSRSYLITHQRSHTREKTLKM; via the coding sequence TTCATTCCAAAAAGTGATATCAAGGAGACATGGGAACTGTGATCTTGAGaatttacatttaagaaaaaggTGGAAAAGGGAGGAGTGTGACGGGCACAATGGATGTTATGATGAAAAGACTTTTAAATATGATCAATTTGATGAGTCCTCTGTTGAAAGTTTGTTTCACCAACAAATACTTTCTCCTTGTGCCAAAAGCTGTAACTTCGATCAATATAGGAAGGTCTTTACTCATTCATCATTGTTTAGTCAACAAGAGGAAATAGATATTTGGGGAAAACATCACATACATGATAAAACTTCAGAGTTATTTAGGCAGGTGTCTACTCTAAGTAGGTACCGAGATGTTTTTATTGGAGAGAAAAATTATCATTGCAATAATTCTGAAAAACCCTTGAACCAAAGCTCAAGCCCTAAAAATCATCAGGAAAATTGCTTTCTagaaaaacaatgcaaatgtaAAGAATTTGAGAAAGTCTTTCTTCAGAGTATGCATGGGCAAGAGAAGCAAGAACAGTCTTACAAATGTAATAAATGTGTAGAAGTTTGTACCCAGTCATTAAAACATATTCAACATCAGACCATCCATATCAGAGAAAACTCATATAGATGTAATAAATATGATAAAGACCTTAGTCAGTCATCAAATCTTAGAAAGCAGATAATCCATAACGaagagaaaccatacaaatgtgaaaaatgtgggGATAGCTTTAACCATAGTTTGCACCTTACTCAACATCAGATCATTCCTACCGAAGAGAAACCTTATAAATGGAAAGAATGTGGCAAAGTCTTTAACTGTAGTTTATACCTTACCAAACAGCAGCAAATTGATACTGGAGAAAACCTTTACAAATGTAAAGCATGTAGCAAATCTTTTACTCGTTCCTCCAATCTTATTGTgcatcagagaattcacactggagagaaaccatacaaatgtaaagaatgtggcaaagcctttcgCTGTAGTTCATACCTTACTAAACATAAgcgaattcatactggagagaaaccttataaatgtaaagaatgtggaaaagctttTAACCGTAGTTCATGCCTTACTCAACATCAGACAACTCATACGGGAGAAAAACTTTACAAATGTAAAGTATGTAGCAAATCTTATGCTCGTTCTTCAAATCTTATTATGCATCAGagagttcatactggagagaagccttataaatgtaaagaatgtggcaaagtcTTTAGCCGTAGTTCTTGCCTTACTCAACATCggaaaattcatactggagagaatcTTTACAAATGTAAAGTATGTGCCAAACCTTTTACTTGTTTCTCAAATCTTATTGTGCAtgagagaattcatactggagagaaaccctataaatgtaaagAATGCGGCAAAGCCTTTCCTTACAGTTCACACCTTATTCGACATCAtcgaattcatactggagaaaaaccatacaaatgtaAAGCATGTAGCAAATCTTTTAGTGATTCCTCAGGTCTCACTGTGCATCGGCgaactcatactggagagaaaccctatacatgtaaagaatgtggcaaagcctttagttATAGTTCAGATGTTATTcagcatcagagaattcatactggccagagaccctacaaatgtgaagaatgtggcaaagccttcaaCTATAGGTCATACCTCACTACACATCAGAGAAGtcatactggagagagaccctacaaatgtgaagaatgtggcaaagccttcaaCTCTAGGTCGTACCTCACTACACATCGGAGAAGtcatactggagagagaccctACAAATGTGATGAATGTGGTAAAGCCTTCAGCTATAGGTCATACCTCACTACACATCGGAGAAGTCATAGTGGAGAGagaccctacaaatgtgaagaatgtggcaaagcctttaactcTAGGTCATACCTCATTACACATCAGAGAAGTCATACTAgagaaaaaactttgaaaatgtaa